The genomic region TTATGCAGACATGCACAGAGATGGTTATGCCAATGACTTGCTCTAAAGAGAGCATGTTTCCTCCATCTGGCTTTGATTATGAAGAGTTTGCAGAACAATGCCAAATGAAATATGAAGTTTTGCCTCGGCCACACTGGATCACAACTGAATTTGGTGGCGAAGTAAGTTTCTTTTACCATGTTTCTCCTTAATTCCTTCTATTTAAATATCCCATTTTCGAGAAGATGCAGATAAATTGAACTTACCGTCTCTTGCCTGTGCAGAGAATTCAGAAAGTGTTAAAGAGATTTGGCAGCAATATCATATTTTCCAATGGAATGCAGGATCCATGGAGCAGAGGAGGGTAAGTAGTTCTCTTTTaaatcctttctttctttctgatTCAGTAAAACAGATCAGATGCTGACTACCAGGTGACCAGACATCCTGTTCCTTTAGCTTCTTAGATTACGATTTTTGTCATAAAGAAACTGATACATGATTTGAATCATACAGCGTGCTGAAAAATATATCTGCCAGCATCATTGCTCTTGTCACAAAAAAGGGTATGTGAATTATGACAAAATATTTCTGTCCTACATTGTTCTTTTGACACATTTGTCAATGTTATGAACTTTAAGAAactctctcattcttctttctTAGGAGCTCACCATGTTGATTTCCGGTCCGCAACAAAAGATGACCCGGACTGGCTTGTTGAACAGAGGAGACAAGAAGTTGAGATCATTCAAAAGTGGTTAAATGAGTACTATGCAGATCTCAGACATGCATAATAAATTGATGATAGAAGTTTTGATGTAAACCCTTGGTTAATTGCATTAGTCAATGTTTTGAAGCTCTTCTTCCCTGAAGCTGTATGTGTCATCTAATTTGCAGAAATGCTCATCTAATTTTAAGCTCATGAAGAATTCAGGCAACTCATGTCTCCAAGCTATGTGCACTCAATCTTATGAAAAACCTTGAAAAACTATTGCATTCCAAGCTTTCCAGGATCAAGGGTTGACTAGAAGTATTGCTAATTGTAGTCAACAGCTGTGAGCTATGTGCCATGGCCTTCTTTACTTATAAAGCCTGATGGCACCGACACAAGTGCTTGTTGGCTGTTCCTGTtctgctctctctctctctctcccctccccccccccccatcCCGTCATTCCCCAAAAGCTTCATAATTTGCTAGAAACAGACTATGATTATCAAGGACAATGTGAAACTACAATGTGAAACTCAAGACATCTATCTCAACACATTAACTTTGTCTGCAAATTCATTGAGAGAAAACGGATATGTCCCTTCTCTTATCGAACCAATTGTTACTATGATATACTAGTACAAATTTATCCAATTTCAGACTGATAAttgtttttcttaaaatagaataaataataacccAAGCCCAAAACCGACAGGACAGTGACCACTGAGAAACGGACACGGACATTACAGAATTTTTACATATGGCTTTTGTTGGGCCTGGATAAGTTTCCTTTTTAGGGGCGGTGGGTCAATACCACCTCAGCCTcagattttgaaaatggtgagatGAAGTTTGGCCTGCTGACACTGACTTCTTCAAAACCAAAGgtgaaaaaggagaaaaaaaatgcatgagAATAATAAAACCATTAAAAGGACAGTTGAAGCAGTAGAtttcatatattcatagctatCAATCAATGCATCCCTGGTTAGATCTCACTATTCCATAAACACAGAgtgaaaagagagagagagagagagagagagaatctagaaggagaaagaaactaaAGCGAGAGAGATAGAAACATGTCACGACGAGCAGGGACTTGCTTGAGGTTATGTCTTGTAATATTTGCTGTAGTTTCAGCATTGGGAGTGTGTGGACCAGCTCTTTATTGGAGATTCAAGAAAACTCTTAGATTGGGTGATTCCAAATCCTCTTGTCCTCCTTGCATCTGTGATTGTCCTCCTCCTCTTTCCCTTCTCAAGATTGCCCCTGGTATTACTCCTTTCTTGTTTAGGGCCTCttattttttcaatcaaatttcatgtttttctgtttttgtgATTCTGGGTTGTTGccaaaatttgattttgattggTTTTTTGTTTATTGGAGTGAAGTTAAGGAATACccttttggaaattttgaggtcTGGATCTGCTCTTCTTGCTAATTTTGCATTTTGAGCTTTGGGAATGTTAtattttctttagtttttaCGGAGTGACAGGGTGCGCTCCAAGTTAGGTTTGGATTTAAGTTTTATTCTTTGAGAAATTCCTGTTTCTtcgatttgaggtttagatcCATTGCTGCTGCTGCTAATTTTGGAGGTATCTGTTTGCCTGGCCAACAGGATGTAATCAAGTAAAACCAAATTTCAGTTTAAATTAATGCTTGTTTAATCATATATTGAGTGGAGGAATTCAGAGGCACCCGGTTTGTTTTCATTGTAACTAACTATGGAACCCGAGCCCTCTGCTTTGTACCTCTTTCCTTGTGTGCAGAATGACtctattaatattaattggaagaaaaatgacacTTCTAGGTCCATTTCTGATGCATATGACAAAGAAGGAAGTTGAGTTAGGTGAGACCTTTCTGGAATTTAGGGGCCAAATAACCATGCAATAAGGAAGGAGGTATAAACAAcaatttttttgggttttactTCAACGGCACTGAAATGATCTCTACCTTTGTAGAATGACTATTGAGATGTCATAGCATGTTGACTTCTAAAAATCCATCTCTTTCTTATAACTTCAGAATGAAGATATTCTTTTCCTGCCTTGGTCCTTTATGATTTGACCCATTTTTGGTAACATTTAATATGGATCTCTTTATAGAATTTTGTTACACTTTGCCTAACTGTGTTGGTGAGCTTGTGTAGAGTAATGAACTGCATGATTTTATTGAAACTCAGAATGACATCAGGACATATAGATGAGTTGTTCATTAATGATGgaaattgattataatttaGGAATTTCATCGATTATTTGCAGTGCTGTTGCACTATTGATCTTGctttttaacttattaacAATTGTGGTGGTGTGTGACCAGAATATGAACAAATGTGATATTGATCATGAAAAAAATACTTGCATTTGGGCTGTTTCAATTCTTCACAAACCACATTGATAGAAATTATGAGCACAAAttgaaaaatgtcaaaattctaGTTGCCTCTTACTTGACACTGGTGTTCAAAAGAAGGGGAGAACTTCTTACATTCCTAACCTGCCTAGACAAATACATGCAAgctctattttctttctttcttccacaCACGATTGTATGCCTTCTTTTGTGTTTGTACGATACAACCGTGTAATCATAAGCTGGCATAAGAAGGGGGGAACTTCTCACATTCCTAACCTGCCTAGATAAATACATGCAAgctcaattttctttctttcttctataCACGATTGTATGCCTTCTTTTGTGTTTGTACGATACTACCGTGTAATCATAAGCTGGCATGCAGAATCTGCAGCTCCTTAAGCTGTTGATTTCCTTGTTTTTATGTGCTCCTGCTAGTTACAGGGGCTGTGCTTGTAAAATTTTGTGTCAAGTTTTGGTTATCTGTTTGAATTACTTATATGTTTTCTTGtgcttttgttattcttttgcAGGGTTGGCCAATCTCTCAGTTACAGGTTAGAGTTTATTCCGTCATCTCTAATTGTTAACTTTATGACTTATCTCTTCCTATtcatctttttaatttcaatcaagTCATTGCCCTGCTTCTTGTCTTGTAATTAATTTGTCCATTCATCTGGTGAAACCACAATCATGTACGCATGATatgaattatggtgacacAGATTGTGGAAGCAGTGACCCTGATCTCAAGCAGGAGATGGAGAAGCAATTTGTGGACCTTCTGACAGAGGAGTTGAAGTTGCAGGAAGCTGTTACGGCAGAGCATGCTCGCCATGTGAACATTACCTTTGGTGAAGCAAAAAGGGTAGCTTCCCAGTACCAAAGGGAGGCGGAAAAATGTATTGCTGCCACAGAAACCTGTGAGGGGGCCAGAGAGCGGGCTGAGGCCTTGCTGATTAGGGAGAGGAAAGTTACAACATTATGGGAGCAGAGAGCTCGACAAATGGGATGGGAAGGGGAATAACTGTTTGTATAATTCATCTAAATATCCTAGTCAAGAAATCGAAGCATTCCACcttgatttttattcaatcAGGCAAGCAAGTTGCTTGAGTAGTCTTGTAAGGGCAAAAGGCCCCCTCAATCTCTCCCTCGCATCCTCCATTTGTAGTTGCATGAATTCCTTTGATGATATAAGTTTCTAAAGAATTATCACCTGTAACTGTCATGTTTTTGTGGACCGCTTACTATAATATCATCTCAATTTCTTCACTTGAAGCAAAgctacaaaagaaaaagtcttttctttttctttcctggGCAAAAGCTTTAGCGGTAATTTCTTTTCTGCCCTGCCTGAGAGGCTGAGACTGCCATAGtcaaaaatatgttatgtCTGCATGTATtcagagaaagaaaaaaaaggcatCGGGGGAGGTAACACCGACACAgggaaaataattttgaacatTAGGAAAATGGAATCATCTCAGTATCTTTATTAGGTCTAAGATAGGATGAAAATGGATGAACTTGACCCAACAATGATCCCTGATCAACCatttcactcattgagtttagGATGAAGAAGTAGATAGATAACATTGAGTTTTCAGTGGTACATTTAATCTGAAAACATAGTAgaatttttctgtttttggtGAGTATCCAAACAGACAAACATGTAAATATTGTCAGCAATGGATATACGTGGACCAACCATTGACTTTCCCTGAGAAACGAAAGACAAAAAATAGTCAAATGCCACATGCGTAGCAATTGAGTTAAAACGACAGTAGGATACCAGCAGACGCGGTTTCAACTTTCAACGTTCATGCATCCACCCTCAAAACACAAAACACAGCTGTGTTCTTCTTCAATTATATCAAAGCTATTAGTATAATATTTGAtcacaaacaaaaaataaaataaaatactataAATCTAGATCTATCCAAAAAACACTGTCCAAAAACAGATCTTTCTGTCTTGTAATATCAGTTATTTTTACAGCATCTAGATCTATAATTGTCGTTAAGTGTGgggttttctctttttataataaaaacaataaatggGGTCTTTCTTTGGACTTTGATATAGCAAACTTTGAGTTACGTTCTAAAGTTTTGCTCTTTGAAGCTTCCTGCGATCTTTAGAACTATCTTgggttgtttttcttttttcccttttttccttCTAATTCCAAGTAACAATACAAAAAGTAGAGGTCGAAGAGAGTTGGTTATATGGAAAGTTCAAGGAACAAGAGAGGATACGAGGAGGGTGTTGGAGATGCAGACTACCTGACAGAACCCAAAAAACCAAAGTTACCCGCTTTGGCAAGGTACTTCTTCAAGTTTCAAACTTTTGCTAATGGGCGATCTTCATATTGTTTTTTACCTAGCATAGAAACTAAGTTTTGACTTTTCGACTGAAGTGCTTGAATTGCTTTGGATGATCTGGATGGACTCTACCGCTTTGGGTGATTCATGATTTGCTCTTTCTAAGAAATATCTAGTGTTAGAGATCAAATTTGATTGATATAAGCCTGAGTTCTTGAATCAGGTTTTCTTGACCACATATATATCTGATTATTTGCACTGTTGAACACCTTTAAACAAAGGTTGACCTTTGATTCAGGCGATCGtctagttttctttctttcttgttttttgtATGTCTCAAATGCCAGAGAAGATTCAGTGACTTCAATAAATCAGAAAGCTATGGAGATGGCTATGTCAAGAACTGGTATGAACACATTGTGTTCATTCTTAGTTCTGCAAAAAACAATTCAAAATCTTTAGGGGTTGATTTAGTTCTCATCGAAATTGTTATAGATTTTTCAATAACTTCACAGTTCAAGATCAAGTAGATGAACAGGTTTTGTTAATTCTTGTgagttttttttaacatgCTTTGTTGCAAGTGATTGAATGCCAAATTTTTCTGCAAGTCCACTACTGTGATATACAAATTGATCTACATGCAGTGTAATAGTGGAAGCTCTGAAGGTGGATAGTATGCAAAGACTTTGCTCATCTTTGGAGCCTATGTTACGCAGAATTGTGAGTCAAATGTTTCTTGGCAGTACTTAGCCATTGCAGAATTATTCCCATATAAATTGTTGCGCAATGGGATTCATCAATCCCTTCTTAGAATTATTTCTTGTCTCAATGAAGTCTTACTGTTGtttttcatcaagaaaaaCGTTGGAGAACATTGCCTGTTCTCAGCAACCAAGCCTGCATGCTGCtcatgtaaatttttttttataataggCAGCATTTGTTTATGATGCTGCCTCagctatttttcattttggctTGTATCTTGAGGgtaaagttttgttttttggtttttttttttttgtttcagtGAAGTAACAGTACTAAGAAATATATTTGTGTTATATCTTGACTCTGCTCCTACTGATACTGCATTTTGAATGAATTTCAGGTCAGTGAGGAAGTGGAGCGGGCTTTGACAAGAATAGGGAATGCCAAATTGACTGGAAGGTTTGTTTCTACACCAATATTTGGGgattaaaattagaatttctctttttctctctttgagCCTCACGATGCTCATAAACAGTAGTGATAGACGTCCTGATGAATGCCTGAAACAGATTCTGGTAATCCTAATGAGTTATATAGGAAGAACAAAAATGTGTTTTTGGTAATTAAAAGTTTCCTCAATTTGTTAAACAAACAGAATTGGGTGTCTTATATTTCTAATGAACTGTAGTCCTACCTATAACAGGTCTTCACCACCGAGACTACAAAGTGCAGATGGAAGAAACCTACAACTTCAATTCAGAACAAGAATGCCACCTCACCTATTCACAGGAGGGAAGGTGGAGGGTGAGCAAGGAGCAGCCATCCATGTCGTCTTGCTAGATGTGATCACAGGCACTGTGGTGCAAACTGGACCAGAATCAGCAGCCAAACTAAATGTTGTGGTGCTAGAAGGTGACTTCAATGAGGAAGCTGATGAGGATTGGAGTAAAGAGCACTTTGAGAACTATGAAGTAACAGAGCGTGATGGGAAAAGGCCGCTTTTGACTGGGGAATTACAAGTAACCCTCAAGGAAGGAGTAGGAACTCTAGGAGATCTTACTTTCACTGACAATTCAAGCTGGATTAGGAGTAGAAAATTTAGGCTTGGTTTGAAGATTGCTCCTGGGTTTTGTGAAGGGATTCGTGTGCGTGAGGCTAAAACAGAGGCTTTCGCTGTTAAAGATCATAGGGGAGAATGTGAGTATTCCAGTAGAGCTTTTGCATTGTGATTGGTAGGCAATTCTAGGAACCGTACATGCTGCATGTCCTGAATCATACCATATGCTACTTTTGCATTTGGTTTAATAGTTCTCCAGCTGTTTTCTCTGCTATATAACACTCTAGCAGTCCTCTCCTCTTGATTAATGCAATTAACCAGTTTCGTTAGGTGAAATTATTTCACATGCTGCTGCTCTTTAAAAAATCTCCAGCATTTTCCTACTGCTTTTCTGTTTGACTTGCATTAGTCTGGGTGTTGTCATgatctttccttcttttttaaCTTGCAGTGTACAAGAAACATTACCCACCTGCACTGCATGATGAAGTATGGAGATTGGACAGAATAGCCAAGGATGGAGCATTACATAAAAAGCTGTTAAAGGCTGAAATTGTAACAGTTGAAGATTTTCTTCGACTTCTTGTCAGGGATCCACAAAGATTAAGAAATGTAAGGGATTTCCTTTCCCTTAGATCTCTGCCTTCCCCTCTCAATATGTCTTCATATAGACTTTTTACTTCTATATTCAaagtctttctttctttggatTGATAA from Theobroma cacao cultivar B97-61/B2 chromosome 9, Criollo_cocoa_genome_V2, whole genome shotgun sequence harbors:
- the LOC18587879 gene encoding uncharacterized protein LOC18587879, whose translation is MSRRAGTCLRLCLVIFAVVSALGVCGPALYWRFKKTLRLGDSKSSCPPCICDCPPPLSLLKIAPGLANLSVTDCGSSDPDLKQEMEKQFVDLLTEELKLQEAVTAEHARHVNITFGEAKRVASQYQREAEKCIAATETCEGARERAEALLIRERKVTTLWEQRARQMGWEGE